The DNA sequence TCTACATCGGACATCCGTCGGTGCGGCCGCGGATCGCGGTCCTGGACCCCGAGCTGACACTGGGCCTGCCCGCGCCGGTCACGGCGGCTTCGGGCCTGGACGCCCTGGTCCACGGCATCGAGTCGCTGGCTTCACGCGGCTCGAGCCCGATTTCGGCCGCGTACGCCACCCAGGCGATCGGCCTGGTCGGGCGCTGGCTGCCGGTCGCCTTCCGGGACGGCGGTGATCTCGAAGCGCGTTCTCAGCTGATGCTGGGCGCCCACCTGGCCGGGCACGCGCTGACGCTGTCGGGACTCGGGCTGGTCCACGGCATCGGGCACGCGCTGACCGCGCACACCGGAACCCCGCACGGCGTCGCGCTGGCGGCGGTGCTGGCGGAGGTGATGGAGTTCAGCGCGGAGGCGGCCGAGGAGGCCTACGAGACAACGGCGTGGGCCCTGCGGGTGCCGCCCGGCTCGGCGATCGCGGCGGTGCGGGAGATTTCCGGCGTGCTCGGCATCAAACGGCCGTTGCGGGAGCTCGGGGTGAACCGGGACCGGATCGCGGTCATCGCGGCGGACGCGGTCGGTGACGCTGTGACGAAGAACGCGCCGCGGTTGCCTCGGGAAGCCGAGGTCGTCTCGCTGCTGGAGTCGGTTTACTGAGATCCCAGGGTGTTCAGCCGGGCTCCGATCTCGGCGGCCCGCTGGTACCGGCCGTATTCGGTGGGACGGCGACGTTCAGATCGAGGTTCATGTCGAGGTGGCGGCTGATGGCGATCGCTTTCCGGCAGAGGACGATGGCCGCTCCGTGGTCTCCCAGTCCCTGCTCGGCGCGGGCGACGTGGTGGAAGGTGGACCGCCGCCAGGCGTTGCAAAAGCCGGCGAGTGCGCGAGAGCGGCAGTCAGCGACCGCGGCGGCCGCGTGCGGGCTGAAGTCGGGATCCACGTGCGTGCCAAGACGGCGGAACAGCCGGGCTTCATCGGCGGGGAGCTTTTCGCAGGACCGGCCGAACACCGAGCGGATCGCGGCCCGTTCGTCCCGGTCCCAGCTCAGCGCATCCAGCCGAGATCGGTCGTCGGTGAGTTCGGTGACCAACTTCGGAGACGGTGGCTGTCTCCGTGGACACCCGGCTGGCAGCGAACCTCAAAGCCAGGGGCAGGCGCGCGCACAAGCGGGCCAGTTCCTCGATCGCTCCCGGCACGACAGTGCCACAGCGAGAACCGAGGATTCCCCGCACCAGCGCCACCGCCTCGCCGGGGGAGAGAGGGTCCAGCGTGAGCCGGGAGGCCGGCTCGGTCACCACCAGGCCGGTGAGGCTGTCCCGGCTCGTCACGACCACGACGCACCCGGGGGCTCCCGGCAACAGGGGCCGGACTTGCTCGGCGATGTTCGCGTTGTCCAGGACGATCAGCACCTTGCGGCCGGCGAGCAGGGACCGGTAGCGGGCTGATTGCACGTCGGCGCTCTGCGGCAGGGCGTCCGCCCGGACTCCCAGTGCTCGCAGGAAGCCGTCGAGCACCTCGGCCGGAGCGGCCGGATCGCCGGGGCCGTAGCCCCGCCGGGCGCGGGTCTTCCCGATTCCCGCGGTACCGGCGACGAGCTTGTCCAGTGCCGTCGGCTGATCTGTGCGGCCGGTGAACTCACGGATCGACATGGCAGCTGACGCGGTACTTCCGCAGGACCGGAGCCTTCGAGGCTCTCGGTTTTCCCCTCGAACCGTCCGGTGGGGGAGAAGAAAAGAATGCCTGCCCCGGAATTCGGGGTACTGCCAAAAGTGACGGGTTGATCGCTGCCCGTGCGGGGAGCCTTGCGGGAAATGGCCTCCGTCGGCGGCGAGGGTGTTCAGTCCTTGCCGCCAACGGGCCGGGTCCCCAGTGATCTGCCGGCCAAAGCCTTACTTCTTCGCGGCGGCGACCTTCTTGCGCGGGGCACGCTTGCGCGGGGCGGCGGCGGGGGTTTCCGCTTCTTCGGCCTGGGCCTGCTCGTAAGCCGCGATCACCTCGGAAGAAAGGCGGCCGCGCTCGGAGACCTCGTAGCCGTTCGCGTTGGCCCAGGCGCGGATCTGCTGGTTGCGCTCGCGGTCGGTCGTGCTGGTCGTCGTCGACTGGCCGGTGGCCACGCGGACCTTGCGGCCGCCGATGCGGCGGCCGGCCGAGACGTAGCGGGCCAGTTCGTCGCGCAGGGCGGCGGCGTTGTCGTCCGACAGGTCGATTTCGTAGGTGACGCCGTCGAGGCCGAACTGAACGGTCTGGGCGGCTTTGCTGCCGTCGATGTCGTCCAGGATCTCGACGAGGACTTTCTGGGCCACGGGAATGCTCCTCAGCTGGATGTGCGTCCGGGGAACGTGACGTGTGACAAGTTGCACAATGGTCGACGTTCTTCGGTGGAGTGTATCCAGTCGAGGATCGGTAGGGCAATTTCCCGTCCGCTTGCGCGACGTTCGGCGGGTTTCCGAAGGGCTTATCGGCTCACATTCCCGGGTCGGTGCCCTCTTCGCCGTGCCGCTCGGGCGGATCGGTCTTCTGCGCCTCGGCCGCTTCGCCCTCGGCCGGGTCGGTCAGCTCGGCCGCCGCGGCGGCCTCCTTGGCCTCCTTGATGGACTGCCGGCTGCGGGCGAGGTCCGCTTCGGGGTCCTGTGGCCGGTTCTCGTTCATCGCGACTCCTCCGCCGGGTCTGCTTCCCCGGCGGCTACCCCGGAACCGGGAACGGCAACCACGGGCGTTCACCCCAACGGGTGGGCCGGGACCGGTTTCGGAGTGCCTGGAACGCGGAAGGGCCCCGCACCGAGTCCGGTGCGGGGCCCTTCCGATGTCGCCAGGGGTGTTACTTCTTCTTGGCGGCGGAGGTGCGCTTGGCCGGGGCCTTGGCGGCGGCCGGCTTCTTGGCCGCCGCGGTCTTGGTGGCGGCCGGCTTGGCGGCGGCCTTGGCGCGGGTGGTGGTGGCCTTCGCCGTGGTGGCCTTGGCCGCGGTGGTCTTCGCCGCGGTCTTCGGGGCCGCCTTGGTGGCGGTGGCCTTGGCGGCCGGCTTCGCCGCGGTGGCGCGGGTCCGCGTGGTGGTCGCCCGGGTGGTGGCCGGCTTGGCGGCGGCCGCCCGCGTGGTGCGGGTGGTGGTGGCCTTGGCCGGGGCCGCGGCGGCGGCCTTGGTGGCGGTCGCGCGGGTCGTCGTCGCCGCGGTGGCGCGCTTGACCGGGGTGGCCTTCGGCAGCTTCTTGGTGCCGGAGATGACGTCCTTGAAGGTGGTCCCGGCGCGGAAGGCGGGCACGTTGGTCTTCTTGACGCGCACGGCCTCACCGGTGCGCGGGTTGCGCGCGGTACGAGCGGCGCGGGCGCGCTTCTCGAACACACCGAAGCCGGTGATGTTGACCTTCTCGCCCTTGTTGACCGTCCGGATGATGATGTCCACCAGACCGTCCACGGCCTGCGAAGCCACCTTCTTGTCGCCCAGACGCTCCGACAGCGCCTCGATCAGCTGGGCCTTGTTCGTCATTCCAGTCCTCCATAGTGGAACTTAGTCACGGCCCATCTCGGCCGACACTGCACACGGTATTACCAATACCGCACAAAATCCAACCGGGGGTCGAAATTTTTCCTTGTACGGGGGCGGGTTCCGCCTCCCCGGCGGCCTCCGCCGAGGAGTTCCCGGACGGCGTCCCGGACTCCGCGCACGGCTCTGAGCAGGCAAAACCCCGGTCCGGCGCCGTCCACTGTGGTCGTCCATATAGGACCCGAGGGTGTTTTGGAGAACTTTCGCCGCGACACGCCGGGAGCGGCCCGTCCCGGCGTGTGGTGGGGGCCACCCGGGCGCCGATCCCGCGCAGCGGCCGGGGTTCGGGGCCCGTCCGGAGGTCGTCCGAGGGGTGCCCGGCGCCGCTTCGCCGTGGAGCCAGGCGGAAGCGGGACGCGGCGGCGGCGGGCCCGCCGCGGGGCCGGGGCGGCCGCCGGCGGGAACGGCCTGTGGTGGCAACGGATCTTCCCCGAAGGGTGAACTCACTCGTTCGGCGCAGTCTTGGCCTGCCGGGACAACTCGGGGAGAACGCCGTGTTGGGCGCGGAGCGGAACCCCGGGCGGGCTAGTCTGCCGCGGGAGGAACACCCGCGCGGACAGGGAGAACCGTGGACCAGGAGACGCTCACCACCGTGGTCGGACGGGTGGCAGGCACCGAGGACTCGACGCCGCTGCAGTTCAGCGTGGCCATCGATCCGGAAGCCTATCTGCAGCTCGACGACGTCGTCGTGACCCGGCGGGATCTGCCGGGGCTCGGGGAAGTCACCTCCTACGGCGTGGTCACGCAGGTGAGCGCGCGGCACGAGGGCGCCAGCTTCGGCAGCGACGTCTTCCTGATCTCCGACGGCGTCCTGCCCGCGCAGGTGCAGGAGATCGCCGAGATCGCCACCACCCGCGTCGAACCCGAGTGCTACGTGCCGCCCAAGCCGGGCGCCGTCGTCTCGCGGGCGGTGGGGGAAGATCGCGCGCAGGCGCTGTACTTCGACAACATGACCCGCCAGGTGGCGGTCGGGCTGGGCCGGGACGGCGAACCCGTCTACCTCAACATGGACTTCCTCGACGGCACGCGGGGTGCGCACGTCAGCATCAGCGGGGTCTCCGGCGTGGCCACCAAGACGTCGTTCGCGTTGTTCCTGCTGCACTCGATCTTCCGCGGCGGCGCCCTGCCCAACGCCCACAACGCCAAGGCCCTCGTCTTCTCCGTCAAGGGCGAGGACCTGCTGTTCCTCGACACCCCGAACGTCCACCTCGACGAGAAGCTCAAGGCCGAGTACGCCAAGCTCGGCCTGCCCGCGGAGCCGTTCGCCTCGGTCGGGTTCTACGCGCCGCCGACGCCGTCGGACACCACGGGGAAGCCTTACGTCACCGGGCGCACGTCCGGTGTCGGCGCGTTCTGGTGGACCATCGCGGAGTTCTGCGCGAAGGACCTGCTGCCCTACGTCTTCGCCGACGCCGAGGACGAGCGCAACCAGTACACGATGGTCATCCACCAGGTCGCGAACCGGTTGCGGCTGGACAGCACCCCGGCCGGGAAGGACGGCGCGGCCAACGTCGACGGCGAGCTGTGCCGCACCTACGCCGAGCTCGTCGACGTCATCTGCGACCGGGTCACCGACGAGGAAACCCGCGCGAGCTGGGCGGGTGCGGTCACCGGCGCGGGCACGGTCAACGCCTTCATCCGCCGCCTGCGGTCCAGCCAGCGCGCCCTGTCCGGCCTCATCCGCGGCGACCTCGCCGATCACCCCGCGCGCTCGTTGTCCACGGAGAACCAGCAGGTGACCGTGGTGGACATCCACAACCTCGTCGAGCGCGCGCAGCGGTTCGTCGTCGGTGTGACGCTGGCGGCGGAGACCGCGCGCAAGGAAGCCGCCGGCCCGGGCGGGCTGCTGTTCACCATGCTGGACGAGCTCAACAAGTACGCGCCGCGGGAAGGCAGCAGCCCCATCAAGGAGGTGCTGCTGGACATCGCCGAGCGCGGCCGGTCCCTCGGCGTCATCCTGATCGGCGCGCAGCAGACCGCCAGCGAGGTCGAGCGCCGGATCGTCAGCAACAGCTCGGTGCGGATCGTCGGGCGCCTCGACGCCGCCGAGGCTTCGCGGCCCGAGTACGGCTTCCTGCCGCAGAGCCAGCGGGTCCGCGCGACGCTCGCCACGCCCGGCACGATGTTCGTGAGCCAGCCGGAGATCCCGGTGCCGATCGCCGTCGGCTTCCCGTTCCCGGCCTGGGCCACGCGGCTTTCCGAGGCCGGTCAGGTGCCGGTCAAGACCGCCACGGCGAAGAAGGCCGATCCCTTCGCCGGCCTGCCGTCGGGGAGCGCCGACCCGTTCGGTGACGACCCGCCTCCCTTCTGAGCCCGCCGCCCGCTATCCGAACGGAAGGACGAAGTGTGAAGTTCCTGCACACCTCCGATTGGCACGTCGGCAAGACGCTCAAGGGCCGCAACCGGCTCGACGAGCAGCGCGCGGTGCTCGGCGAAATCGTCCGGATCGCGCGGAAGGAGGAGTTCGACGCGATCCTCGTCGCCGGCGACCTGTACGAGACGTCGGCGCCGTCGGCCGCCGCGCAGGAGCTCGTGGTGCAAGCGCTGATGGCGCTGCGCGACACCGGTGCCGAGGTGCTGGCCATCGCCGGGAACCACGACCACGCCGCGACGTTCGAGGCCTACCGGCCGCTGCTGCGGAAAGCGGGCATCCACCTCACCGGGAACCCGCGCCCGGCCGCGGACGGCGGGGTGGTGTCGTTCGACGCGCGTTCGACGGGCGAGCGCGTCAACGTCGCCGTGCTGCCGTTCCTTTCCCAGCGCTACGCGGTCCGCGCCGCCGAGCTGATCACCGGGACCCCGGCGGACAACGTCGGCGAGTACGACCAGCGCGTGCGCGACATCCTGGAACGCCTCAAGGAAGGCTTCACGCCCGGCGCGGTGAACCTCGTCATGGCGCACCTGACGGTGACCGGCGGCGCGCTGGGCGGCGGGGAGCGGGCGGCGCAGTCCATCTTCGAGTACCACGTGCCGGCCACGGCGTTCGGCGCCGATCCGCACTACGTCGCCCTCGGCCACCTGCACCGCCGCCAGTCGCTGCCCGCCGCGTGCCCGGTGCACTACAGCGGTTCGCCGTTCGCCGTCGACTTCGGCGAGCAGGACAACAAGAGCGTCGTGCTGTCCGTCGAGGTTTCGCCGACGACGCCGGCGAAGATCACCGACCTGCCGCTGACCTCGGGGCGGCGGCTGCGGACCGTCCACGGCGCGGTCGCCGAACTGATCGGCCGCGCGGCGGAGTTCGGTGAGGACTACCTGCGCGTCTACGTGCGCGAAGCGACCAGGGCCGGGCTGCGCGAGGAGATCCAGGAAGCCCTGCCGAACGCCCTGGAAATCCGCATCGACCCGGAGTTCGCCGCGCCGGTGACGACGTCGGGCGGCGACCGCGCGATCGCGGACCGTTCACCGGGGGAGCTGTTCGCGTCCTACTGCGAAGAGCGGACCGTCGACGACAAGCGCGTGCAGTCGCTCTTCGCGCGGCTGCACGACGAAGAGACGAGCGGGGTGTGACATGCGGCCAGTGCTGCTGGAGATGACCGGCTTCGCGTCCTTCCGCGAGAAGACCGAAGTCAGCTTCGCGGACACGGACTACTTCGCGCTCGTCGGGCCGACCGGTGCGGGCAAGAGCACCGTGATCGACGCGCTCACCTTCGCCCTCTACGGCTCCGTCGCCCGCTGGGACCACGAAGGGCTCGTCGCGCCCGCGCTCGCCCCGACGGCGAACCGCGCCACCGTGCGGCTGGTGTTCGACGCCGGGGGCACGCGCTACCACGTCGTGCGGGAAGTCCGGCGCAGCGGCGGGAAGAAACCCACGGTCAGCGTCAAGAACGTCCGCCTGGAACGGCTGATCGACCCCACCGCGCTCGGCGGTCCGGAGGACGACGCCGACCCGGTCGCCGCCGACTCCGAGGTGACCCCGGCGGTCGAACGCCTGCTCGGGTTGACGTTCAAGCACTTCTGCACCTGCGTGGCGCTGCCGCAGGGCGACTTCGCGGAGTTCCTGCACGCCAAGGCCGCCGACCGGCAGAAGATCCTCATCAAGCTGCTGGGCCTGGAGGTCTACGAGCGGATCGGCCGGCGCGCCGGGGTCACCGCCGAGCAGCAGAAGCAGCGGGCCGCCGTCCTCACCGAACAGCTGGGCAGCTACGCCGACGCCACCGAGGAAGCCGTCGAAGCGCTCGCCGCGCGGATGACCGCCCTCGCCGAGCTGGACGCGCGCGTGACCGCGGCCCTGCCGGGGCTGAACGACGCGACCCGCACGCACGACGAAGCCCGGCAACGCGTCGCCGCGCTGACGAAGGAGCTCGGCGTCCTCGACGCGCTGGAACGCCCGGACGGCGTCGAAGACCTCGAATCCCGGCGCCGGGCCGCGGCGGACGCCGTGACGGCCGCGCAGGCCGGGCTG is a window from the Amycolatopsis sp. cg9 genome containing:
- a CDS encoding iron-containing alcohol dehydrogenase family protein, with translation MADLTGEDRLTESTSDETVAGGSTGAAARTPSRLSVEPGGRTEYGPGVVAELPAFVEQLGRTRVFVVTDRGLRATGIVGRVEKILARAGIEYAVHEDVGPNPSTAELDRGAACLRAFGDAAVLALGGGSALDAAKGISLLAGNPMAGAADADRLWDAADGLPLIAVPTTAGTGAETNGFGVTEDVRACRKVYIGHPSVRPRIAVLDPELTLGLPAPVTAASGLDALVHGIESLASRGSSPISAAYATQAIGLVGRWLPVAFRDGGDLEARSQLMLGAHLAGHALTLSGLGLVHGIGHALTAHTGTPHGVALAAVLAEVMEFSAEAAEEAYETTAWALRVPPGSAIAAVREISGVLGIKRPLRELGVNRDRIAVIAADAVGDAVTKNAPRLPREAEVVSLLESVY
- a CDS encoding Lsr2 family protein; its protein translation is MAQKVLVEILDDIDGSKAAQTVQFGLDGVTYEIDLSDDNAAALRDELARYVSAGRRIGGRKVRVATGQSTTTSTTDRERNQQIRAWANANGYEVSERGRLSSEVIAAYEQAQAEEAETPAAAPRKRAPRKKVAAAKK
- a CDS encoding exonuclease SbcCD subunit D → MKFLHTSDWHVGKTLKGRNRLDEQRAVLGEIVRIARKEEFDAILVAGDLYETSAPSAAAQELVVQALMALRDTGAEVLAIAGNHDHAATFEAYRPLLRKAGIHLTGNPRPAADGGVVSFDARSTGERVNVAVLPFLSQRYAVRAAELITGTPADNVGEYDQRVRDILERLKEGFTPGAVNLVMAHLTVTGGALGGGERAAQSIFEYHVPATAFGADPHYVALGHLHRRQSLPAACPVHYSGSPFAVDFGEQDNKSVVLSVEVSPTTPAKITDLPLTSGRRLRTVHGAVAELIGRAAEFGEDYLRVYVREATRAGLREEIQEALPNALEIRIDPEFAAPVTTSGGDRAIADRSPGELFASYCEERTVDDKRVQSLFARLHDEETSGV
- a CDS encoding ATP-binding protein, translated to MDQETLTTVVGRVAGTEDSTPLQFSVAIDPEAYLQLDDVVVTRRDLPGLGEVTSYGVVTQVSARHEGASFGSDVFLISDGVLPAQVQEIAEIATTRVEPECYVPPKPGAVVSRAVGEDRAQALYFDNMTRQVAVGLGRDGEPVYLNMDFLDGTRGAHVSISGVSGVATKTSFALFLLHSIFRGGALPNAHNAKALVFSVKGEDLLFLDTPNVHLDEKLKAEYAKLGLPAEPFASVGFYAPPTPSDTTGKPYVTGRTSGVGAFWWTIAEFCAKDLLPYVFADAEDERNQYTMVIHQVANRLRLDSTPAGKDGAANVDGELCRTYAELVDVICDRVTDEETRASWAGAVTGAGTVNAFIRRLRSSQRALSGLIRGDLADHPARSLSTENQQVTVVDIHNLVERAQRFVVGVTLAAETARKEAAGPGGLLFTMLDELNKYAPREGSSPIKEVLLDIAERGRSLGVILIGAQQTASEVERRIVSNSSVRIVGRLDAAEASRPEYGFLPQSQRVRATLATPGTMFVSQPEIPVPIAVGFPFPAWATRLSEAGQVPVKTATAKKADPFAGLPSGSADPFGDDPPPF
- a CDS encoding HU family DNA-binding protein, with translation MTNKAQLIEALSERLGDKKVASQAVDGLVDIIIRTVNKGEKVNITGFGVFEKRARAARTARNPRTGEAVRVKKTNVPAFRAGTTFKDVISGTKKLPKATPVKRATAATTTRATATKAAAAAPAKATTTRTTRAAAAKPATTRATTTRTRATAAKPAAKATATKAAPKTAAKTTAAKATTAKATTTRAKAAAKPAATKTAAAKKPAAAKAPAKRTSAAKKK